A stretch of the Orcinus orca chromosome 1, mOrcOrc1.1, whole genome shotgun sequence genome encodes the following:
- the TEX38 gene encoding testis-expressed protein 38 isoform X3 yields MDSQREDLSLPGVWVPLYFGFLGLCSVITGGCILFLHWRKNLRRERRAREWMEVIRAAAFTYSPLLYWINKRRRYGMNAAINMGPPPDATKTETDTQNSDHPWELDIPESRSYATQDSSPKVEAPSPLQPAVQLIPQQPLPSLVLRPQASSRPPIPIFQEVPFALSLCNLPPMLNHSVSYPLATCPERNIHFHSLPTLAQGDHCLNAKLSASEV; encoded by the exons ATGGATTCCCAAAGGGAGGACCTCAGCCTCCCTGGTG TGTGGGTGCCACTGTACTTTGGATTCCTGGGGCTGTGTTCTGTGATAACCGGTGGCTGCATTCTCTTTCTGCACTGGAGGAAGAACCTGCGGCGGGAAAGGCGTGCCCGGGAGTGGATGGAGGTGATTCGAGCAGCCGCATTTACCTACAGCCCGCTGTTGTACTGGATTAACAAGCGACGGCGCTATGGCATGAACGCGGCCATCAACATGGGCCCTCCCCCTGATGCCACCAAGACCGAGACTGACACCCAGAATTCAGATCACCCGTGGGAGTTGGACATCCCCGAGAGCAGGAGCTATGCTACTCAAGACAGCAGCCCCAAGGTGgaggcccccagccccctgcaacCTGCAGTGCAGCTGATCCCACAGCAGCCCCTACCTTCCCTGGTGCTGCGGCCCCAGGCCAGCTCCCGACCCCCGATTCCCATTTTTCAGGAGGTGCCCTTTGCCCTCTCGCTGTGTAACCTACCCCCGATGCTGAACCACTCAGTCTCCTACCCTTTGGCCACCTGTCCTGAAAGGAACATCCACTTCCATTCCCTCCCCACACTGGCCCAGGGGGACCACTGCTTAAATGCCAAGCTGTCTGCTTCAGAAGTGTAG
- the TEX38 gene encoding testis-expressed protein 38 isoform X2, translated as MNAAINMGPPPDATKTETDTQNSDHPWELDIPESRSYATQDSSPKVEAPSPLQPAVQLIPQQPLPSLVLRPQASSRPPIPIFQEVPFALSLCNLPPMLNHSVSYPLATCPERNIHFHSLPTLAQGDHCLNAKLSASEV; from the coding sequence ATGAACGCGGCCATCAACATGGGCCCTCCCCCTGATGCCACCAAGACCGAGACTGACACCCAGAATTCAGATCACCCGTGGGAGTTGGACATCCCCGAGAGCAGGAGCTATGCTACTCAAGACAGCAGCCCCAAGGTGgaggcccccagccccctgcaacCTGCAGTGCAGCTGATCCCACAGCAGCCCCTACCTTCCCTGGTGCTGCGGCCCCAGGCCAGCTCCCGACCCCCGATTCCCATTTTTCAGGAGGTGCCCTTTGCCCTCTCGCTGTGTAACCTACCCCCGATGCTGAACCACTCAGTCTCCTACCCTTTGGCCACCTGTCCTGAAAGGAACATCCACTTCCATTCCCTCCCCACACTGGCCCAGGGGGACCACTGCTTAAATGCCAAGCTGTCTGCTTCAGAAGTGTAG
- the TEX38 gene encoding testis-expressed protein 38 isoform X1 — MEVIRAAAFTYSPLLYWINKRRRYGMNAAINMGPPPDATKTETDTQNSDHPWELDIPESRSYATQDSSPKVEAPSPLQPAVQLIPQQPLPSLVLRPQASSRPPIPIFQEVPFALSLCNLPPMLNHSVSYPLATCPERNIHFHSLPTLAQGDHCLNAKLSASEV, encoded by the coding sequence ATGGAGGTGATTCGAGCAGCCGCATTTACCTACAGCCCGCTGTTGTACTGGATTAACAAGCGACGGCGCTATGGCATGAACGCGGCCATCAACATGGGCCCTCCCCCTGATGCCACCAAGACCGAGACTGACACCCAGAATTCAGATCACCCGTGGGAGTTGGACATCCCCGAGAGCAGGAGCTATGCTACTCAAGACAGCAGCCCCAAGGTGgaggcccccagccccctgcaacCTGCAGTGCAGCTGATCCCACAGCAGCCCCTACCTTCCCTGGTGCTGCGGCCCCAGGCCAGCTCCCGACCCCCGATTCCCATTTTTCAGGAGGTGCCCTTTGCCCTCTCGCTGTGTAACCTACCCCCGATGCTGAACCACTCAGTCTCCTACCCTTTGGCCACCTGTCCTGAAAGGAACATCCACTTCCATTCCCTCCCCACACTGGCCCAGGGGGACCACTGCTTAAATGCCAAGCTGTCTGCTTCAGAAGTGTAG